From a region of the Falco cherrug isolate bFalChe1 chromosome 9, bFalChe1.pri, whole genome shotgun sequence genome:
- the LHX3 gene encoding LIM/homeobox protein Lhx3 isoform X2, whose amino-acid sequence MQQIPLCAGCNQHIVDRFILKVLDRHWHSKCLKCSDCQTQLAEKCFSRGDGVYCKEDFFKRFGTKCAACQQGIPPTQVVRRAQDFVYHLHCFACIVCKRQLATGDEFYLMEDSRLVCKADYETAKQREAESTAKRPRTTITAKQLETLKNAYNNSPKPARHVREQLSSETGLDMRVVQVWFQNRRAKEKRLKKDAGRQRWGQYFRNMKRSRGTSKSDKDSIQEEGPDSDAEVSFTDEPSMSEMSHSNGIYSNLNEASPALGRQPGTNGSFALDHSGIPAQDQYHDLRSNSPYGIPQSPASLQALPGHQPLISSLVYPDNGLGIMGQSGQGVPQSMRVLAGNGPSSDLSTGSSGGYPDFPASPASWLDEVDHAQF is encoded by the exons ATGCAGC AGATCCCGCTGTGCGCCGGCTGCAACCAGCACATCGTGGACAGGTTCATCCTCAAGGTCCTGGACCGGCACTGGCACAGCAAGTGCCTGAAATGCTCCGACTGCCAGACGCAGCTGGCCGAGAAGTGCTTCAGCCGCGGGGACGGCGTGTACTGCAAGGAGGACTTCTTCAA GCGCTTCGGGACGAAGTGTGCCGCCTGCCAGCAGGGCATCCCCCCGACCCAGGTGGTGCGCCGGGCCCAGGACTTCGTTTACCACCTGCACTGCTTCGCCTGCATCGTCTGCAAACGGCAGCTGGCCACCGGCGACGAGTTCTACCTCATGGAGGACAGCAGGCTGGTCTGCAAGGCAGACTACGAGACGGCCAAGCAGAGAG AGGCTGAGTCCACGGCCAAGAGACCGCGCACCACCATCACGGCCAAGCAGCTGGAGACCCTCAAAAACGCTTATAACAACTCGCCCAAACCGGCGCGGCACGTCCGGGAACAGCTTTCATCGGAGACGGGGCTGGACATGCGGGTGGTGCAG GTCTGGTTCCAGAACCGCAGGGCCAAGGAGAAAAGGCTGAAGAAGGACGCGGGGAGGCAGCGGTGGGGTCAGTACTTCAGGAACATGAAGCGATCCCGGGGGACCTCCAAGTCCGACAAAGACAGCATCCAGGAGGAGGGGCCCGACAGCGATGCCGAGGTCTCCTTCACAG ATGAGCCCTCTATGTCTGAAATGAGCCATTCCAATGGGATTTACAGCAATCTCAATGAAGCGTCCCCTGCTCTGGGGAGACAGCCTGGGACCAACGGGAGCTTTGCTCTGGATCACAGTGGCATCCCAGCTCAGGACCAGTACCACGACCTGCGATCCAACAGCCCCTATGGGATACCCCAGTCACCAGCTTCCTTGCAAGCACTGCCAGGCCACCAGCCTTTAATCTCCAGCTTGGTTTACCCAGACAACGGCTTGGGCATCATGGGACAAAGCGGACAAGGTGTGCCCCAGTCCATGAGGGTCCTGGCTGGGAACGGACCCAGCTCCGACCTCTCCACCGGCAGCAGCGGGGGATACCCGGAtttccctgccagcccagcctctTGGCTGGATGAAGTCGACCACGCTCAGTTTTGA
- the LHX3 gene encoding LIM/homeobox protein Lhx3 isoform X1 — protein sequence MLLERVRAGSEKAAELCPFPRSPEIPLCAGCNQHIVDRFILKVLDRHWHSKCLKCSDCQTQLAEKCFSRGDGVYCKEDFFKRFGTKCAACQQGIPPTQVVRRAQDFVYHLHCFACIVCKRQLATGDEFYLMEDSRLVCKADYETAKQREAESTAKRPRTTITAKQLETLKNAYNNSPKPARHVREQLSSETGLDMRVVQVWFQNRRAKEKRLKKDAGRQRWGQYFRNMKRSRGTSKSDKDSIQEEGPDSDAEVSFTDEPSMSEMSHSNGIYSNLNEASPALGRQPGTNGSFALDHSGIPAQDQYHDLRSNSPYGIPQSPASLQALPGHQPLISSLVYPDNGLGIMGQSGQGVPQSMRVLAGNGPSSDLSTGSSGGYPDFPASPASWLDEVDHAQF from the exons AGATCCCGCTGTGCGCCGGCTGCAACCAGCACATCGTGGACAGGTTCATCCTCAAGGTCCTGGACCGGCACTGGCACAGCAAGTGCCTGAAATGCTCCGACTGCCAGACGCAGCTGGCCGAGAAGTGCTTCAGCCGCGGGGACGGCGTGTACTGCAAGGAGGACTTCTTCAA GCGCTTCGGGACGAAGTGTGCCGCCTGCCAGCAGGGCATCCCCCCGACCCAGGTGGTGCGCCGGGCCCAGGACTTCGTTTACCACCTGCACTGCTTCGCCTGCATCGTCTGCAAACGGCAGCTGGCCACCGGCGACGAGTTCTACCTCATGGAGGACAGCAGGCTGGTCTGCAAGGCAGACTACGAGACGGCCAAGCAGAGAG AGGCTGAGTCCACGGCCAAGAGACCGCGCACCACCATCACGGCCAAGCAGCTGGAGACCCTCAAAAACGCTTATAACAACTCGCCCAAACCGGCGCGGCACGTCCGGGAACAGCTTTCATCGGAGACGGGGCTGGACATGCGGGTGGTGCAG GTCTGGTTCCAGAACCGCAGGGCCAAGGAGAAAAGGCTGAAGAAGGACGCGGGGAGGCAGCGGTGGGGTCAGTACTTCAGGAACATGAAGCGATCCCGGGGGACCTCCAAGTCCGACAAAGACAGCATCCAGGAGGAGGGGCCCGACAGCGATGCCGAGGTCTCCTTCACAG ATGAGCCCTCTATGTCTGAAATGAGCCATTCCAATGGGATTTACAGCAATCTCAATGAAGCGTCCCCTGCTCTGGGGAGACAGCCTGGGACCAACGGGAGCTTTGCTCTGGATCACAGTGGCATCCCAGCTCAGGACCAGTACCACGACCTGCGATCCAACAGCCCCTATGGGATACCCCAGTCACCAGCTTCCTTGCAAGCACTGCCAGGCCACCAGCCTTTAATCTCCAGCTTGGTTTACCCAGACAACGGCTTGGGCATCATGGGACAAAGCGGACAAGGTGTGCCCCAGTCCATGAGGGTCCTGGCTGGGAACGGACCCAGCTCCGACCTCTCCACCGGCAGCAGCGGGGGATACCCGGAtttccctgccagcccagcctctTGGCTGGATGAAGTCGACCACGCTCAGTTTTGA
- the LHX3 gene encoding LIM/homeobox protein Lhx3 isoform X3, whose translation MLRLPDAAGREVLQPRGRRVLQGGLLQVVRRAQDFVYHLHCFACIVCKRQLATGDEFYLMEDSRLVCKADYETAKQREAESTAKRPRTTITAKQLETLKNAYNNSPKPARHVREQLSSETGLDMRVVQVWFQNRRAKEKRLKKDAGRQRWGQYFRNMKRSRGTSKSDKDSIQEEGPDSDAEVSFTDEPSMSEMSHSNGIYSNLNEASPALGRQPGTNGSFALDHSGIPAQDQYHDLRSNSPYGIPQSPASLQALPGHQPLISSLVYPDNGLGIMGQSGQGVPQSMRVLAGNGPSSDLSTGSSGGYPDFPASPASWLDEVDHAQF comes from the exons ATGCTCCGACTGCCAGACGCAGCTGGCCGAGAAGTGCTTCAGCCGCGGGGACGGCGTGTACTGCAAGGAGGACTTCTTCAA GTGGTGCGCCGGGCCCAGGACTTCGTTTACCACCTGCACTGCTTCGCCTGCATCGTCTGCAAACGGCAGCTGGCCACCGGCGACGAGTTCTACCTCATGGAGGACAGCAGGCTGGTCTGCAAGGCAGACTACGAGACGGCCAAGCAGAGAG AGGCTGAGTCCACGGCCAAGAGACCGCGCACCACCATCACGGCCAAGCAGCTGGAGACCCTCAAAAACGCTTATAACAACTCGCCCAAACCGGCGCGGCACGTCCGGGAACAGCTTTCATCGGAGACGGGGCTGGACATGCGGGTGGTGCAG GTCTGGTTCCAGAACCGCAGGGCCAAGGAGAAAAGGCTGAAGAAGGACGCGGGGAGGCAGCGGTGGGGTCAGTACTTCAGGAACATGAAGCGATCCCGGGGGACCTCCAAGTCCGACAAAGACAGCATCCAGGAGGAGGGGCCCGACAGCGATGCCGAGGTCTCCTTCACAG ATGAGCCCTCTATGTCTGAAATGAGCCATTCCAATGGGATTTACAGCAATCTCAATGAAGCGTCCCCTGCTCTGGGGAGACAGCCTGGGACCAACGGGAGCTTTGCTCTGGATCACAGTGGCATCCCAGCTCAGGACCAGTACCACGACCTGCGATCCAACAGCCCCTATGGGATACCCCAGTCACCAGCTTCCTTGCAAGCACTGCCAGGCCACCAGCCTTTAATCTCCAGCTTGGTTTACCCAGACAACGGCTTGGGCATCATGGGACAAAGCGGACAAGGTGTGCCCCAGTCCATGAGGGTCCTGGCTGGGAACGGACCCAGCTCCGACCTCTCCACCGGCAGCAGCGGGGGATACCCGGAtttccctgccagcccagcctctTGGCTGGATGAAGTCGACCACGCTCAGTTTTGA